In Saimiri boliviensis isolate mSaiBol1 chromosome 12, mSaiBol1.pri, whole genome shotgun sequence, one genomic interval encodes:
- the ZNF597 gene encoding zinc finger protein 597 produces the protein MASVLPTPEAQGPMLFEDLAVYFSQEECVTLHPAQRSLSREASQECLEDVALIGEEGKPEINQQLSLESMELDELALEKYPIAAPLVPYPEKSSEDGVGNPEGRILSGTPTFKRRVISLLVTIENHTPLVELSECLGPNTLSEILDFPWEEAKNVYKCPECDQNFSDHSYLVLHQKIHSRGKKHKCGDCGKIFNHRANLRTHKRIHTGEKPYKCDKCSASFRQHSHLSRHMNSHIKEKPYTCSICGRSFMWLPGLAQHQKSHTDEKAYESTNCDKYFDEKPNLALHEETLISGPQYQHTDCMRSFRQSSYPALSEKSHAEDSERCSSDGDNFFSFSKFKPLQCPDCDMTFPCFSELISHQNIHTEEKPHKCKTCEKSFALDTELAWHQKSHTLEKPFKCTVCGKTFRSNLHLITHKRTHMKNTT, from the exons ATGGCGTCAGTACTCCCGACGCCCGAGGCCCAG GGACCAATGCTGTTTGAGGATCTGGCTGTGTATTTTTCTCAAGAGGAGTGTGTGACTCTGCACCCTGCCCAGAGGTCCCTCAGCAGAGAAGCCTCACAGGAGTGTTTGGAGGATGTAGCCTTGATAG GAGAGGAAGGCAAGCCTGAGATTAATCAGCAGTTAAGCCTAGAGTCTATGGAACTTGATGAGCTTGCCCTAGAAAAGTACCCCATTGCTGCACCCCTTGTCCCTTACCCAGAAAAATCCTCTGAGGATGGAGTTGGAAACCCTGAAGGGAGAATATTAAGTGGAACTCCCACATTCAAGAGAAGGGTCATAAGCCTTTTAGTTACCATTGAAAACCACACGCCATTAGTAGAACTCTCTGAATGTTTAGGACCCAACACACTTTCTGAAATTCTTGATTTTCCCTGGGAAGAAGCCAAAAATGTGTACAAATGTCCTGAATGTGATCAGAACTTCAGCGATCATTCATACCTGGTTTTGCATCAGAAAATTCATTCCAGAGGGAAAAAACATAAATGTGGTGACTGTGGGAAGATCTTCAATCATAGAGCCAACCTGAGGACACACAAGAGAATCCATACGGGTGAGAAACCTTATAAGTGTGACAAGTGCAGTGCCAGCTTTCGCCAGCACTCGCATCTGTCCCGACACATGAATAGCCACATAAAGGAGAAGCCCTATACATGTAGCATATGTGGTAGAAGTTTTATGTGGCTCCCAGGATTGGCGCAGCATCAGAAAAGCCACACTGATGAAAAAGCCTACGAATCTACTAACTGTGATAAATACTTTGATGAGAAACCAAATCTTGCTTTGCATGAGGAAACATTAATATCAGGCCCCCAGTATCAGCACACTGATTGCATGAGGAGCTTTAGGCAGTCTTCATATCCTGCCCTTTCTGAGAAGAGCCACGCGGAGGACTCTGAACGCTGCAGCAGTGATGGGGACAATTTCTTCTCATTCTCAAAATTCAAGCCCTTACAATGTCCTGACTGTGACATGacctttccttgtttctctgaGCTTATTTCCCACCAGAACATTCATACGGAGGAAAAGCCCCATAAGTGCAAAACATGTGAGAAAAGTTTTGCTTTGGACACAGAACTTGCATGGCACCAGAAGAGCCACACGCTAGAGAAACCTTTTAAATGTACTGTGTGTGGGAAGACTTTCAGGTCGAATTTGCATCTCATTACTCATAAGCGAACCCATATGAAAAACACCACATAA